The nucleotide sequence GCTTACATTTAAAACCTGAATTATGAGAGTATtatataacagaaaataaagtataatgGGTCCATTTTAAATTTCTAACTTAAACCTGTGTTCCAAAGTAATTCTGATTCAAGGATGAGAAGAGTGGCtgttttttgattaaaaaacaacaaacaaaccaacacaaAACAGGTAAATCTGCATCCTTGCTGACTTTAATTGATTCTGAATATTTTTATGACTCTTTATATGAACTCTATTTTAAGctctttaaaatgcattttcactCTTTTAAAAATTGATCAGGTTTTGTTAATTACATTACACCTGGCATAAAAGTCGCACAGCATTCCAGAAAAGAACATCACACCAACAGTAAtatatggtggtggtagtgtgatgctcgggggctgttttgctgcttcaggactcggaagacttgctgtggtaaatgAAACTGTGAATTCTGTGTGTCTACTAAACattctgaaacaaaaacaagctgaaGTGCACTTGggctctgcagcaggacaatgatccaaaacacaccagcaagtccacctctgaatggcttaagaggaaacaaaatgaagactttagagtggcctagtcaaagtcctgacctgaatccGATAGAGGTGCTGCAGCATGGTAAAACATTCAGTAAAACCAgtgaaataaaactaaattaaatactttgagctttttaaaaattttattgtGATATATTAATTCAGAAAAATTATGCTCCCTACTTGTAGAATCAAGGTTGGTCTTGTCAGGGTACAGGTTTTTAATGATGACAGCGACATCCTGCAGTGCCTCCACCGCCTGGACTTGCTGGGTGAAGCTGTCGAGCATGGCCTGACCACAGCCCAGCAGGTAGGCCTCCAGAATCACAGCCATGCGCTGTCGGAAATACGGGCACCCTGCTACCTCACTGCGGACGTACCAGAAGAAGAAGTGTCCGATTCTTTTGCTCTGCAGTGAAAGATGTGAGTGAGTCAGAGAGTGTGAAACAGATCTGGTCGCAGTCGACATCTTACTGGTGTAAAAACATTCATTAATGTTCCAGCAGACTGAAACCTTGATTAAACTCAcccgaaaaaagaaaaactgccctttatccccgtccctcttccccgctgtttttctttccctctttctttctcccctttcttttccccagtcaagtcggtcccgtatttagcaagtgaaaataaaataaaataaacaataaaaggtgaatcaaatagaccattacggcaaggctgggatgctccatttggcaaagtaaatccgttgggcatctttcttcgcctttagacaataattctgatggcaaaagagccaaacgggacaggcccccccaaaaaaaagaaagaagaaaaacttttaaatgaaaggtgttatttttattcacacaaaaacctgaccttttgatgactatTGTGAATGAAAATACAACAacagataaataaaaagaaagaaagaaaatcagatCCATGATTAAGCTTGTCGCAAGCTTTTTGTACTAGTGTACCAGtaatgtgatgtgacaataaaagtgatttgatgtgatttgatttgatttgataaccTGTGATCATAATTGGGAGCTACTTTAGTGCTTTTGTGTAATATAATTATAAAATCGGATTTGACCACAAAACATCAGGATTCTTGTGCAGATTCTAGAGAGTCAAAAACTGTTTGTTACTGTAGACTGGCACACAGTAATAGAAAATTCTGCTGTTTGAGTAAAGTTCTCCCAAGGAAACATTTCCCAGTGATACGCAGAGACAACCAAAAAGGTGAGATGATGGTGTTGGACAGCAGTGTGGAATTTCCAGGGTTAAAGTCTGCAATGTCATTTTTGCAGAtgctgactgaaaaaaaaacttcagagcACTGTTTCTGAAACATTGAAATTAACACAAATAGATCCCCGTGACATCAGCATAGAATAAGAGGTCATCTGACAAGGATCTAAAAATCACCACTGATTGATGGTTAACACCATTGATTAATATGTTTCCGGCTCAGAGAGGTCGATGATGCGAGCTTCTCTTTAAAATAGGTGCGCCcgacatctctctctctctctctctctttctctctctctctctctctctccttaaATGACTGTAGCACACTTTCTTCCTGTTGCCTGTTGCTCTTCTATAATGACCATTATTTTTGCTGTGAATACCGCCTCGTACTCTGGAGTGCATCCCACAGAGCTTGAATTGATTTTTCTGGCATCACTGAGCAATGAAAAAATGACATGCTGATGTGTACAGAATAGAGCTGATTCCATTCTGATTCACAAGGTCCTGATTCAATTCTACTTTGactcagtcagaaatattataattatgttcATTTATCTCATCTATCTATGTACTGTTGAAAGAACCCTTTAAACTTTgtaaattaaatatattaatttCCAAATTAACAACAGATCCTAAAGTAGTTACAATATTGCaacttttattcaactttttatttattactgaGATTTGTGGTATTTTCCACAGTATTTCACCTCCATTTTGCACGCCTTCCATACGGCTTTGCTTTTGTCCAGCTCTTCGCTTGTCTTCACAGTTATTGAATCCAAATACAGCTGCCAAACATCTGCCTTTAGGCTTGTGGCGCCAGGTCACTTAACTCTTGCATGGCTTTCTCTTGTCAGCCTCTTGCAAGTCTCATACACAGCAAAATACATTTCTATTTGAAAAATGTAGTTTAAGGATTTAAGGAATCAATATCGGATtatttaaaattgatttgaattgggaagttgattttttttaaacccatccCTACTACAAAAATATCTAGTAAGAAGGTGTGAGTGTAAGAGAGTACATTTTTTAGCCTTAGCTCATTCTGGGTATTTTTCTATAGTctttgttactgttactatgACAACATGTGGCTGTAACTTGGAACCAGGGATGTGATGCTGCGATTGCTACAGTGCTGTCTATGAATTGTATTTGTTAGTCCACCCACCCATTCTCACCACCAGCCACCACTGCAAGtgttgatttattttctttaagtgggttttattttgtctctcttcattagaaaaagatgaaaaaaataattttgtctGGCAAAAATATTCTGCTGACACCCTTGTACATGTCAGTACACTGCAGTAACAGTGGATGCTTCATGACTCACCCGCAGAGCTCTTTGGATGAGGTACCGAGCAAGGAAACTATCATGGTAAGGTTCCACTTTTAGGATCTGTAAGAGTTAAaggtgaaggaaaaactcattGTCACACTTTAATAGTCATTTTAAGTGATTTTACAAATATCCTTAAATAGTGGGATGGGGGGTGGTTAAAATGCTTAAATGTGTTCACATTCTACTGgatatatttacactgacttagACAAAAGGTGAATGttagaacagaacagaaatgtGGAAATGAATGGAAGCATCTTGGAGTAAGGGTCaaagggaaaataaaacatgaagcaaAATGAAAGCTGTCAGAGAAGAAATGGATAAGTGGATGATGTCTAATGTAACCAGTAAAATCTGTTAAATGTCATTGCATTGGTGATGCATTCCACACAGACTCGAAGAGAACATTTTGAAACAAGTCTGTGGCTTCagggaaatcttttttttttttatttatttatttaaaagggacagTGCAGTTTAACATAGTTCAAGTGCAAGACATGAGACTGATGTACCGCACATAGGTTTATAGCTACTGCTAATTTTCAACAATTGTCCCTTGTTGGGCTTACAGTCTAAATTTGTTTCAATTTTGCTTACAGTTTAGATTTGCATTAATCATGATTTGTTTTATGAATtgtaattgtaataaaaaaagcaacacatacAGTCCTGGTGTTCAATAGAATGGGGAGTGGAATAAAGACAGATTCACTTTGCAAACCAAACAGGTCGCTTATAGTAGTTTAATTATTTCGGGTGACGTTTTGCGCGTCAGGCAATATGAATGAATCTGTTTATCTATTTTCATATAAACACATACCTGCACGAGCTGAAGCAAATACTTCAGCACATCATCATTAGACAGGCTCTCCAGTCTCTTCACTGCCAGTCTCCTGACAAACTCGTCTGCAAAATCCATGCTTAGTAGCTCCAATGCCACTGTTACATCCAGTTCCTCAGGTTGCCAGTATCCCAGTAGCCAGTGGATATCTTCAACCGAATTGCGGTTCATCCAGTCAACATTACGCAAGTACTGGGGTAGACTGGAGGCATAGCGGACACTCTCCTCCCGAAACCTTCTGAGGCATGGCTTTTTGGTGTTGATGGCTGTAGTTGGGGATTTGAGAGTTACATTATCAGTCAGTGGGTTTGCTGGCAAAGAATATCTTTTGATAGGCAAGGGTGGGGGGACATGAGATTTATGAGTCTCTCGTTCTCTGGAGTCGGAACATTCAGAGTTAGTAAAAGTATTTGGGACAACCACGGGGAAGCTGTAGCGGTCTAAAAGGAAGCTGATAGCCATGGAGTCAGCTATGTCTGGGTTAGTAGCAGTTGACAGCTTGTCTGCTTGGTAGGTGATGGCCTCATCATCCAGGCCAGGGTGTGACCACATGTGCAGTGTGTAGGGCCCCTGGCTCAGAACAGACCTGCAGGGATGGGTGGTGTCCCGTGTTGAAACACCATGTAAATAATAGTTAGTTTTACAGTACTGCAAGAAATGATTTGACGTTCTCTCAAATGAACAATATAAGAGCACAAACTGAGACGTCAGACTGAGTAATAATAATTACAcatatgtaataaataaagataaaacaaaaattaatatataaatgaataataaatagaGATTTCAAAACCAATGTTGACACTAAGGTTGAcgacacatgcatacacacaagTATATGCATCTGTTATCAACAAATGTTATCATCATTTTGTAGCTGATTAGAACTGATTAGATTTGTAACTCTAGTCATACTGTGAAAGGATGAAATCTGGCCAACTCTGAAATTTCACACTTGTTATAATTCCAAACTAACATGCTATTTAGCACATTAAAATAGTAAACTGTGCCTGAAAATATCACGGCAAAACGTGTAATAGACACGCCGGTCCACCGTGTCATTTGATGCTTTGCCTGTCAAAAGCATGAAATGTACACGaatgcagaagttgcagtacGCTTCAGTAACAACagagggagatattttatttcaagccaatataaaaaaaatcacaggaaagtgtttacacaaatattactaacacatttattatatttatattagcCACCTAGCTTAATCGCTTAATCGTATATCCCTTGGTCACTAGCGACCTTATGGCTTTAAATATATTAGCTCCCCCTGCTGGTACTGAAAAGCGTGAAATGCATATGGTGGACCGGAGTGTCTATTACACGCTTTGCTGTGATATCCGGTTGGCCCGTTGTGTAGTACACCAAATGTCGGAAAATGTCAAATGTtggaaaatgtcaaatgttggaaaatgtcaaatgttGGAAAATGAGTATGTGCAAAAACTGGGCacagaaatgacaaaaacatcCAAGAATGCAACTTTTTGTTTGTATTATCTTTGGAAATGTTTGTCATTGTTACTCAGATTTGTTGTGAACCATGATATAAAATTTTGGATATTACTGGTAGAATTAATTAACTACTGGCTAACATTACAAACTAACCATGACTCATGTTTACAGAGGAGAAAGGAGACTTTTAAATGATAGTGTTATAACTATTTGCTCATGTAGGTTTTTCTCTTACGTTGTTAATAAAGATATTTtgccttaataaaaacaaaaaatccgcACCTGTGATCTATGAGGAGTAGGTTGACAAAGTAGAGCACTTTTCCTCTCCCTTTCAGCAAGTCTATTGTTTTGTTGGTTGAAGGCGATGACACTTTTGCCTCTTTGCTCAGTGCCTGCCTTTGGTCCCTTGTTGCTGCAGACATGTCACTAGGACTTTCGTTAATAGTGAGACCCAGCTTAGCTCCACGTGGCAGATCCCTAAGGAGAACATCAAAGTCCAGCCACTCATTCCACAGCACTTCATCTGAAAAGGGCTTGGGAATGGAGGACACTGAAGAGAGGACCTTGTTACCATGGAGTATAGATGCTTCAACATAAACAGACTGAGGACATTTGCTTGGAAGTTGTGGGATATCAAATCCAAGCAATTTGACTCTGAAATTTCTGTTGCAGTCCCACAAGGATATCATGAAGATGTCATCCAAATCCTTCCCTTTAAGGCTGAGATCATTGTGGGAACTGAACTGGCCACTAAAACCATCAACAAGTGGCCAGTCCACAAATTTGACAGCCTCCGAGGGAAGCTGCGACACTGGGACAACAAAGAGGTGGAGCTCTTGGTTGGTTTTCAAGCACTGTCGCACCCAGAGGAAATCGTTCAGGGCGTAGTCTCCAGTTAAAAACTCCTCCCTGCCTGCAACTTTCAACACGAGACTATCAGGGCTATCATATTTAAGCCCTCGGTCATTCATCACCCTTTCAAAAACTTTAAGAAGAAGTTCTGGTGTTGTGTTGAGTTCAGCCTTTATGCTGAAGCTGATCCTGCTTATGTAGTGAAAGGTGACAGGAAAGTCTCTGTTCCGCCATTCTTGTAGTTCTTCTGGTAAGGCGGTATGCGTTACCCAAGGCTCTGTGGCATACAACTTGTCATCCCGTTTCTTCAGCTCTTGTTTCCTAGCAGATGCGAGTTTCCGACGGGTGAAGGTGAGCTCACCAAGTCTATCAGATGCTTCTTTCTCCAGGTCATGTCCGATCAGATAAGTCAGGCACTGCTGTTGTTTCTCGTTCTCCTCTGGATCAACTGCCACAGGCGGTTTTACTATTATGTGTGCTGATAGGCAATGAGGGTCATTACGTGACCATGGAATGTCTAATGTCCTGATAACCTGACAGTCATCGTAGGCTTCATACCAGTCGCCACCCCTGGCATAGAGCAGGCTGTATTTCTCGGGGTCCAATATTGCAAAAGGGTCTGGGTGGCAGTTTTGCTCCTGCGCCTGAAGGCATAGAGTCATatacatgaaaaaataaatacatacaattTTTGATTAATGTAGTTTGAATATAGTGTTGCGCAAGTGATCTCCCCatcatttcattatattttgctccaaagagcaataagatgagataagactttattgatcccacggggGGAATTTGTGCGTTACCTCAAGCTGGGAGCTGAGTAATAAGCTGCCTACTGTGGTGGCATcttggaaaaaataaatgcttCCTTATAATTTGTTTTCACCAGGGTTTCTGAAATTTTTGTaaaatttttctgtttgtttttttcacatacCTGGATAGGAAAACATTacggaacactatcagtcatggattgaccTCCCAAAGTCTAGACCTCAACATTATAGAAGCAGCGTGGGATCATCTCAACAGATAACGGAACAAAGGGAAGCTAATATCCAAATCTGgagaaacctggagaactactgAAGACTAtgtaacagaaatgaaaaagacTATAGCGTTGTACAAACTTATATACTGCCTTATTTAGTCTATTTCCATTTATATTTGTGCATTTCAGTGAATCACTGTACCTATTTCACATTTTCCTTAAAGAATGAGGCATGGCTTAAGTTTTTTAACAGTACTGTAAATGCTTAAGCATGAGCCACACTAACAGCTATACTGTAAATAGCTGCTAGTGGGACTATGCAATACCATGTCATATGAGCAAGCATATTAGCTAACATTTGCCTTTTAGCTTAAAATACATAATATTTTAGAAGCCAGCTAAATCAGTTGATAGTTCCCATATATGGTTTGGCAATAAAGCAACGTAGAAACTTCTTTTAGCTGCTTCCTTTTTCACAAAGGGTCACTATAGCACAGAGCTACAGATATTtcatttggcagatttttatatTTAACGTATTTCCTGATTCAACCACAAAGGTAAATGGACTGTTTCTTATATATCACTTGTTTACCTGCATGCTTTAGACAACTTGACTGATTCActtataaactttttaaaatgtttttttcctccataagagctttctatctaacattcacacaaatTCAGTGGGTGCATCAGAGTGCAACTTGGATCCAGTCTCCTTGCctgaggatatttggcatggaGACTGAAGCAGCCGAGTATTCAACCACCAACTTTAGTTGATGACCCACTCTGCAGCCACCCCAAACAAGGGATGGACTTGATTATGGGCACATTATTGACTGTAATGAATTTGCTACATCTTCAATCATGCTCTGCTTTGTTGTTTATTGTACCCTCAGTGAGACCATAATGTTCTTCGTGCTGTACTAGCCAACCAAAAGCTCAATAGGAAAATGTTTACTAAGGTGAGCATTAACCTCACATTTATTAACTTCTCTAAATTTGAATTTCTTTTGCGAACAGACCAGTCTGCACTGCACCCACCCCAGAGCACCAACTTCCATTATAAAGAAACTCATTTTTAGGAACTTCACTATCGATTTCACTTTATAGACCCAGAACTACATCCAACACAGTCTATGagaataaaaggaaaacatcCTTTGCACAATAGACCAGACCACTCAGTGCAGGTTTACGTACCTCCATACAGATGCGTAGCCTCAATTGGTAGACACTGCACTGTGCAGGGAGGGTGACTGATATCGGCTCGCAGCCCATGCTGATATCTTGATCCTCGTCACCAGGCTTAAACTCACAAATAAACTTCAGGGTGTTCTCAGAGCAGCCTTGGGTAGACAGTCTTCTTACACTGTCTAAAGAGTGTGGACGGGTTGGCCGATTCACAGCAGCATCCATTGGGACTTTAAAGAGAGCAAAGCTTTAACAAAACtcagacttaaaaaaaactcaTACAAAGGCAggtgctgatttgttttggtccTCTGGTGGAGTGCACGCAACTCTGCTTATCTGACAATGTGACAGTGTGTGTTCCTTTTTTGTGACTGCTCAGAGACTTCCTCATTCTTTTATACTTCAGTTGTCAAACACCAGTGATGTTATTATTAATACCAGAACATTTACTGACAATGTAACATAGATAACTTCCTTATTCTTTTTTGTACTTCAGTAACAAAGTACAATAGCTATTCTGACATTTTCACAACTAAGTATGGACAACATGCTACAGTAAACACTCCTGGACTAATACTGTTTAAGAGGGAAATGTCAACTTCTGCAATTTAATCACAAATTAAACAGGTCAAAACTGGGCAGAATTACTGTGTTTTACAGTAATACACCAAACCTGTTTGGGTTGTTTAGCTTTCTGTTCTGTGAAGTCCAGAGGAATGTGTTACGTAAAGTTATCTGTTAAAACAATCAAACAGCTGGTTGGTTTACTGGTTAACTGACTGAAAGGTGTCAGTCAGTATTTTTAAAAGTTGTTTACCTTTTATTTGACTCTTACTCCTAGCATTTGCTGAACTACACTCCATCAAACCATGCTATTGTTTTGTGTGCAGTACGGAGCAAATTCAAAGCCTTTGTAGATACAAATcagtaaaaacaatgaaattggTAAGAGTTTCCTGAAAAGTGTTCGATAGTTGTTtggttatttttgttattgttgtggAGGCCAATATTAAAAACCAAGAATAAGAATAGGATGTAGACGAAGTGCAGTATTTTTTTCAGGAAAAATAATTACCTTTATAATCAAGTTTTCTAATAATTTATAGACACAGTTACAAGATCCCATTTCTGCCTGAAGGGCCAAAGTTTTCCCCGACTTTTTGTGCTAGCTTTTCATTGGGAATCCattcagccacaaacatgactCAAGAAGAGGGAGGGTGTAGAGGCTGGACTGGAACTGGGCCACAGACTGCCAGGCAGCTGAAGTAATTTTCTCGCcaggaggaagaaaaagacaGGCTCAACAACTAGTGTGACGCCCATGGGTGTCATATGACTTACTTGTACCTTCAGTTCAGCACTTCCCTTATGGAGGGTTTGAATACTGCTTACTGAACCACTAAAAGTAGTTTCATGGAAGAAAGAACATCTCAGAGGGGTTGATTTGGAGCTGAATAATGAACATTTAGTTATTATGTGTTATTGGACACTCCAACCAGAAGGAAAAGGACTTCATTTTATTCTTAGTGCTTTATTACAGAAATGCTATGACAGTCAAATTAGTTTGCCCTTTTAGGAAATTTAGCACATCTAAAGGTACTTTCAGCTACTCCCTTATTTTCCAAGAGACTGCACCAACAAATGTATCCCTATTTTGATTTCCACTCCATCCCCAGTGTGACACAATCTTGTCATGTATCTGGGGCTACACTAACTAATTTGTGTCGCCTCCTGATCTCAAACTGTGGTTCGTTTACATGCAAGGTAAACATGTTAACCTGCACACCATGAGACTGCAGCAAGTTTGGCCGACCTACTAGTGTAAAATCTGCTTTAATATTGAGCcagaattatgccagaagcttgttgatgacTACCAAAAGCATCCGGTTGAGGTGCAACTCGCTAAGAATCATCACCACAACTGTAAGCATGTATACAATCTGTTTAACTTCATACTTATGTAACAAAATGACATGAAATATTTCCATACAATCAAATAACTTAAAGAGTCAGTCATCTTTAAAAGCTAAACTTGCATGAATTGAGGTAAATGTACTAATTGAAGTAATGCCTTCTTTTGTCAGTGATCTCTATATAAAACCTATAAAATGTCAACGTACAGTTATGTTAATTTCACATACTTGTCATGCAGCCACAAGACGACCATTGATCAGCTGTTTTCAACCATTTTAATAATTTCCTTTTAAAGATGACACACGTCTGTAACAAATGAATTCACAGTATCTTCACAATAGTGCTTTAACACAATCCAAACAGAAATCTAATCATATAATTACCTGCTAATTTTACATAGCAGATTTTCTTAGTATGgttatagtttattttttaagggTTTCAAGAATGCAAGTTTTACTGATCTTGTTGTCTGAGGTGACGCCTTGTTTGGCTTCAGGTCTTTGGGTCATCATAATGTGTTTTGTAATTCCTGATTGCAGTATGAAAATACTTTTTAGCAGTTTTATATACTAGGCAGTAGGTATGAGAACACCTTGCACTGCTTTGATTAATCTGACTGCCAAATAAGTTACAGTTTTGACCTGCAGGAGGTCCTAAATAGTTCAAGCAATGAATAGACACTGTCACAACGCCTCTGTATGGAGGCTAAAGCTGGAAAATCATAACAGGAACATGGTGACGATAGAATAACGTGTAAATCAATTACGCTAGCTCATTTGAGGATTAATATTTCACTTTAAAATATCAACAATCATCAGTTAGCAATTATGATtgaaaaatcttcaacaatAGCTGAACTGGCTTAAGGAttggttaaaaaaacacatttaggaTGTGACTGATTTACAATGTAGCAACAATTTATGTGCGTAACAGCACATTTTATAAGCAAGACCACATTTTTTAAAGGTTACCACCgacagtttttaaaattaagAAACAGCAATGTTTGCATTTTCTTCACGTGACATCACTTTTTTGAACTTGAGCTGTCTATTGTTGAGTTCCTTTGCATtcattctctgtatttattattgtgctatctactgtacaatataaagcgccttgaggcgacttttgttgtgatttggcgctatataaataaaattgaattgaattgaattgaattcgtaTGTTCTCAGTGTATTCTTGCCATAAAGACTCAACACTTACTGAAAATAAGCTGACACAGTTTCCTAACTTGTCAAGACACATTTGTTTCCACAGCGAAAATGGTATAACACATAAAAACTAGCCATGCTACAACACATGTAACTGCAGTGCAATAAAAAACTAATCTGCTGTTGTTGGTTAAATAGGGAGGATAGGTGGCAAAATGACCCTTCAAAGAAACACAGTCaacatttatgtttttgttagcAAAAAATGAGTTCTTCCACAGACACTCAAAAGATATTTAGGGCCAAAATGATGTCATTTGATTACATGTAAGGTTTTGGAATGCAATTTTGAAAACTTTTCCAAAGTTTTCCATGTAAACCTTGGAAAATGTAAAACTTATTAGTAAACTCATTGTTAGCTGCCACTAAATCCTACAGTTtctaatacatttttaaaaaaaataaatttagctTCACATCTTTTTCAGACATGTATCATATTTGTGATTCTGACTTCAGTAACAAACCCAGATTACAACCCATCTTACACAGTtagctaaactaaactaaatataAGATTATTTTAAATAAGCAAAGGGAAATCTTACTGAATTCAAACAAAGGGAAATAAATGCAGACTGGACATGGAGCCAGACATTCAGTCTAAAACTGGTGTGCAAAATGTAAAGTTTCTCTGAAACAGTGTGCAACAGGCTTTGGGGAACTTCCTTATATGTTTGCAGTGTCACAGGTTCTACCCAGTCGACACTAAAGTATATGAAAACTTTTAAAAAGGCATGTACACAATTAACAAGCTGCCAGAGGTGCAATATTTGCATAAAGCAACAGTTACATAAACATTTAGCACATTTTGTCAGGGCTGAACTTGGCTCAAGGGAGCTGAATGTCCACAGTGCCACCAACACAATCCTGCTGGAAgatttcctgcaacattctgGGGGGAAAAAGTGATTATAGCTGGGtttaccttttgttttttctttttaattcacCAGTCATTCATTGCTTTAGCTTCTGAATATAATAAtgaagttttatattttaataaatgcaGTTATTCATGATTCAGTAGGGGAAAGCAGTGTGAGGCAGTAAACCTGAATTATCCAAAGTTCAGGAATATTCTGTTCGAAAGCCTGCATCTCGCAAATCTGGCAAGACACTATCAATGCTGAAAGATTTACACGGGTTCCAGAGCAAAATATCAGATCTTTTTAAAGAAAGGCCTTGCATAGTTCAGCCAGACAGTCATGGCTTTGTAGTGAACGAGTGTGGGCACTGGCGGGCCTGCAGGCCACACCTTTT is from Oreochromis niloticus isolate F11D_XX linkage group LG20, O_niloticus_UMD_NMBU, whole genome shotgun sequence and encodes:
- the si:rp71-17i16.5 gene encoding phosphatidylinositol 4,5-bisphosphate 3-kinase catalytic subunit gamma isoform is translated as MDAAVNRPTRPHSLDSVRRLSTQGCSENTLKFICEFKPGDEDQDISMGCEPISVTLPAQCSVYQLRLRICMEAQEQNCHPDPFAILDPEKYSLLYARGGDWYEAYDDCQVIRTLDIPWSRNDPHCLSAHIIVKPPVAVDPEENEKQQQCLTYLIGHDLEKEASDRLGELTFTRRKLASARKQELKKRDDKLYATEPWVTHTALPEELQEWRNRDFPVTFHYISRISFSIKAELNTTPELLLKVFERVMNDRGLKYDSPDSLVLKVAGREEFLTGDYALNDFLWVRQCLKTNQELHLFVVPVSQLPSEAVKFVDWPLVDGFSGQFSSHNDLSLKGKDLDDIFMISLWDCNRNFRVKLLGFDIPQLPSKCPQSVYVEASILHGNKVLSSVSSIPKPFSDEVLWNEWLDFDVLLRDLPRGAKLGLTINESPSDMSAATRDQRQALSKEAKVSSPSTNKTIDLLKGRGKVLYFVNLLLIDHRSVLSQGPYTLHMWSHPGLDDEAITYQADKLSTATNPDIADSMAISFLLDRYSFPVVVPNTFTNSECSDSRERETHKSHVPPPLPIKRYSLPANPLTDNVTLKSPTTAINTKKPCLRRFREESVRYASSLPQYLRNVDWMNRNSVEDIHWLLGYWQPEELDVTVALELLSMDFADEFVRRLAVKRLESLSNDDVLKYLLQLVQILKVEPYHDSFLARYLIQRALRSKRIGHFFFWYVRSEVAGCPYFRQRMAVILEAYLLGCGQAMLDSFTQQVQAVEALQDVAVIIKNLYPDKTNLDSTTPLRLQELLRDSNLPNEFLLPFDPRIKCGRILLDKCKVMASKKKPLWLEFSPMPSPTSATPVGIIFKEGDDLRQDMLVIQALVLMDSIWKEKSLDLNLVPYGCISTGHNIGMIEIVRNATTIAAVQRSQGGATGAFKNNALFEWLKSKCPLQEIHFKNVERFVNSCAGYCVATYVLGIGDRHNDNIMITEDGNLFHIDFGHILGNRKHFLGVKRERAPFVLTPDFLYVMGRVDGRNSLYFQHFRDTCTEAYLSLRSHSRLLVTLFSLMLLTGIPELSAAEDMRYLRVALQEEQNEADAREHFLQQISECEKLGWTVQANFWIHMMGGIK